The Lathyrus oleraceus cultivar Zhongwan6 chromosome 5, CAAS_Psat_ZW6_1.0, whole genome shotgun sequence genome includes the window ATTTGGGctatttattttaataaaaaagaaagagaagaaggAATCAAATAATTATCTGCATAGGATCCCCCAATGGATCTCTCCCTTATCCGTTTAAAAAGGGATACATGGCCACACATCCAAGGGCGTGACAGCTAGTGCAGATAGGAAAGACTCCCCACTGAAAAAGGGACATGCTGGATTTTAAAAGGGGGACCATTAGCAATTTTGTCACCATTCGTTAGTAAGGAGAGACATAAAAAAGAAAATATAGAAAGAAAGGATGGGGGGTTTTCGGTGGACTCTCTCTCTGGCTCACAATAAAGAAACAGAAGTTGAAACAAAAAGGGAGGACTCCCTATCACTttcagaaaaagaaaaacaaaaaaaggaaaaaaaatcatttttcttcTTTCCCACAACACCAACACAGATCAATTCCGGCCGCCGCACATCTCCCTCCTTAGTCCAAACTTCCACACTCGTCGTGACCTACCAATAACCGTCGCCAGGACCACACCACCACCTTCAACTTTCGCACCTTCACACCGAAAACCACTATTGAATCGCTCATTTCCGTCGTGATTTATTTTACGACAACTAACTACAACACTATACCACCACACATGATCGAGTAACATTTTCATTCTAATCAGCTATCAAAAATCTCCGAACGTACCTTCAGATCCGCTGCTCTCTACCTAACGACGGAGAGAAAACGGTGGAGTTATCTCATCCTGATGTTGAGCTACGACTGCTTGAAGTCTCCTATCACAAATATCTACGACTGCTTGAAGTCTCCTATCACAAATATACAAGGTAGCTAGTTACATATGTGTTGTTGATGATGACTCATAGCTTTTTGATATTATGTTATTGTTGCAAACAAAATAATTAGTCAAGTTTTTTATAATTTTATCAATTGCATGTGTTTCTATCTTTTTGGTTTGAGTATTAGGCATGAACAAATTTTATAATAGGGAGAACATTTGATTCTAAGTGATTTTTTTTAATAGGAAGATAATATGGTGAGAGTGAAGGTCTAAGATAAAAATACTTCTGTCACTGTATATTATGAAGTTGTTTCTATCACTGTAAATGCAATATAAGAAAATTCACTTTTATTTACTTACTGTAAGTTATTGTTAAACTAATTCCTTGccattcttttttatttttatttttattaattatttacTTCTACTATTATTAACTATTATTTGTTTTTATGTAGTTTTATTATATGATTATTATTTAGGTTCAAATGATTGTTGAGATTTTAAATTGGACTCTAAGTCCATTGGTATATTCATCCGGTAATTTTGTGTATTGAATTTTCGGTTCAATTTGTTCTAGATTTTTAAATTGTCGCTATTCTGTTTTAATGTAATTTGcaaaatttgtaaatatatatGTGTCACTACTATTTAATCTCATTGCATTTTGAATCGAATTAAATCCGTAGATTCGACAATTTCATGCCGTTATGCCGCCCAAATTTCAATAAATTAATAGAATATTTCATCGCGTTTCGGTCCTTGCATACGATATTTCAACTCCGTTGTCGCTATGCACAAACCGGTTTATGAGCACATGGTGGCCGTTTCAATTCAATTATTTTATATCCAATATTGTCACTTATTTctttttaaattaattaattaaaatttgaattaaattagataattttgttaactaattttaattaacttaatcatttgattatattaatttttaatcaaacaattttgataattaattttaattaccTTAATTAGACGATGTAACcgaattttaattaattaattttgttaattaaatatTGATCAATTTATTTCACAACCATTTCAATCTCGTTAAACTAAACCATTTCAATCTCATCAATTCAAAACCATGGTTAAACCATTAAAAtcacacaattctcgattcaatatcgagcccatttttcaaatacctttgtaagttgattgcttttaagcatcgtcatcaacctcacatagcttactcttgggctttcttacaatgagatcGTTCTCTCGCACCTACACTCATGCATTGTTCATTCGTTGATTGAGTCTGATTTAATTATTTCAATATCTTGaatccccattcgacaaaatgtacccccatTCTCATGACATGTAATAATTTTATCGCTCTTATTTCtttattgtttgtttgtttagccaggtactaacacaagaataaaatcaatttcttttcaaaaagatcaaaaataatgacttgatccaacgtcgagtattttctcaataaacaaatccATCTATTCCTatctattccatttctttcaaacctttCTCAATCCCTCATCAAAtgtttgatccaacgtcaagtcattttcacaataaaaactCAAAATTACTTAATTCTTATTTGAGACTTTTCcataagatggaaatggaacgtggtggataccatGAGCTCCTGAGACCaagattcgagatggatatctcgcctATCTTAGatctcgccatcatttaaaacTATCAAAGTGATTTCTTCAAATCCTTTCTCAATTaaattcaaaaacacttaattcttattaaatactttcgcaaataagatggaaatgacacgtggtggataccacgcattcctgagactaggattcgagatggatatctcgcccatccaagttctcaccattactcaaaacacattcaaaccaatcaaactcttttctcgccgccgtgcgattgccccttaaaccctttctcaaactaaaggtattttgtttcaagacgatgcaaaacaatgtttcgtcCACTTGAACGTATGAGTAAGCTTGTGACGTTTCCcacgaatgttgatttgtaaatccattcggcCGTGATGCGAACGTCcccttctccacttgttttgggtagtccaacaataCTTTTTGTCGATggacacaaagtagctttcgctaaaatctaccaacaaataaacattttctaccgagaactacgtaagccttgagttctctattgcacccggagatgCATAGGAGCAGGATTcataaatcttgtcaggcccattaataaaaaaacttaggtttagtcccctttgTTAAAAATCCAAAAGACGTTATTCTCTTTTCTACTCTTCCTTTCCCACATAttaacttgagaagcctaacatttcaaactaacactaacgcgcacaactaacctaacagttcctgttgagtacaacgaacgtgatgggtgctaatacctcccccttgcgtAATCGATTCCCAAAacctgatttggttgcgacgaccataatcattgtcgttctttcttgggttttatcgatatttcccctttccttttaggaatgaataaagttcggtggcgactctgttcagtccatcattgcgagtgtgtgattgcgcttcgctaggtcgtgttctcaCATTTTTCTTTCGAGGTACGACAAATGGCAATTCTGCCGGGGATATACattccctaagtgagtcaagcctagttaggacgtttgtatgcctttgtttgtttaattatgtggcttttctttattgcttctattatctttattgttatattgatatatttgttgtatattggttccatTGTGATGTTGGTATTTGGATATtctgattgcaaaccatgtgggaaggactctacacccgagtctagaatgaaaaacataagataggacgatggttgagtagtacaaactcccgaggtgaatacttcgtaagagtcgatatgagaacctcacttagggtagatccttttgcaaatattgttgcccaaggtgtatacttcgtaagcTTCAATATTTCAAAGGGGTCCgtgactctaagaaccttttagaacattgaacctttgtccaactaggaatgatggttgcgtagtatgaatttccgaggtgaatacttcgtaagaatcggTACGAGAACCTCGCGCAGAATATATTCtctagatggagttgacgaccggaaagtatttttCGTAAGCGCCAAACattcttttgaatccatgacttTGAGTACCTTGTCTAGAACCAAAGTCGAATGTTGTGTAGTGcagactcccgaggtgaatacctcgtaagagtcggtacaagaacctcacccagaatagattcccttgatggagttgatgATCGGAAAGcattttccgtaagcgtcaaacattcttgtggATCAGTGACTCTGGGAGTTCTTTATAACaaaaccctagatcatacccggtgagaaccccgttttggaaagTAATCAGATTTATCCATACCTCAGACCTTTGAACCTGTACCaaaaaacattgcatccatccattcattgcatacgcataaaaagcaaaactcttagtttgCTTCACATTGTTTCAGGAATTCAAGACTTGTTAGCAAAATAAATCCCGAGAGAAGAAgcacttttcagttcaaatacaagaaaGTGGACCTTGCCAGCCTACAGAAGTTGAGAGCCAAAGTGACACCGATCAAACTCAACAGCTTTGTGCAAGACTATGGAAAAATTCTGGACATCTTAGATAAGAAGATGGATATGATGATTGCGGTGActattgctcagttctatgatccatCACTACGTTGTTTCACGTTTTCTGACTTCCAATTAGCTTCTACCTTGGAGGAGTTCGAGAGGATCATAGACCAGAATTTAAAGGATCATAATCCATTTCCTAAGTTTGATGAAGGTATTCCTTCCAAGAGGATAGCTTTAGCTTTGGGTTTGAAGGTTTCTGAAGTCGTGGACAATTGGGATGTGAAGGGAGCTTTCAATGGtttttctaggaagttcttggaagatcaaGCTAAGAAGATGGAAAAGGAGGGGAATTGGAAAGTTTTCTATGCTGTGTTAGCTGTTTTGGTATATGGAATAGTTAtcttcccaaatattgaccattttgtggaACATTTAGCTGTGAGGATCTTTCTCTCTGGTAACCCTATACTGTTCCTCCTAGCAGACCTTCATTATGCTCTCCATGAGCGTCATGAGAAGAAAGGAGGAACCATTTTATGTTGTGCGCAGCTGTTGCATGCCTGGTTTAGATCATATATGCTCGGAGAAGGCCCTTTTGTCTCAAAGGAACTTAATCCCTCTCAAAAGTTAACTTCTCTCACCCCCAATCATGTTAAGTGGTACATCAGGGATTGTGAAACCGAGGATGTTATTATCAGCATTGGAGACTTCCCCGATGTACCTttgataggaaccaagggttgcatcaactacaaccccgTGTTATCTTTGATGCAGCATGGTTACCCTATGAATGGCCCTCCAAGAGCTGAAGCTTTAGAGCCCTTCATCTTGCATAACGCTGAAGAAAATCACCCCACGGTGAAGAAGATCAAAAGGTCATGGCAAGCAATTATCAGAAAGGGTAAAGAGTTGGGTAAGAGAAATATCATCGCTCGATAGCCTTATACTTGTTGGGTGAGAGAGAAGGTTCAAATGGTTAAACTCCCTTttccatttgatccttctatcCATCCGTTGGTTCATGAGCCAAAACCTATATTACTTGAAGATGTGGAGAAACTTAATTCCCGTATTAAGGAGTTGGAGTTGGAGAATACTGATTTGAGGATTAAGCTCGGTCGAGTCTCGGTAGAGAGTGGAAATCTGAAAGATAGTCAGCAGAAGAAGGACAAAGAACTTGAAATTTCCAACAAATGGGCCAGGGAGTCTGAGGCAAGGAGAGAACAGTTCGAAAAAGCGCTCTACGGTACTAAATCTGTGTTCAAGATGAAGGAGGAAGAGTTGGATAAAGTTGTACTCTGGATCCAAAAGCTCAACAAAACTCTGGAGTTGACTCTTGAAATAAAGAGGGAAGCACGACTGATTTCTGAGATTCGTACTCGTGAACTTGAGAACACCATTCAGAAGTACAAGGATGCTTGGGAAAGTGAGAAGTTGAGGATTGAAGAGTCGGAAAGAGTTTATACACGTTTGAACTATCAGTTGGAATAAGCCAATGCTAGGATCCAGGCACTTGAGGGTATGGATCAGAATACTGCCTATCTGATGTTGCTGAGTGAGTGCAGATACTGGAGAAACCTCTATAGGCACATAGAGGTGACCAAGGTTGAAGACTTTCACATCATTCAAGACCTTCAAGGACTTTACACTGAGTGGAAGGGCAAATTTTTGAGGTTGTCCAGATTTGCAAATTCCATCATGCAAGAGTTGCCTGAGAAATTGCAAGaagctgattggtgcatgtgtATAGAGAACACTCCGTATCAAGTTTTTAATTTCATAAAATTTTGTAAGACGATGTTGGAAGGGCTGACTACCGACCTTAATACGGTTCAGAAAGCCCGTATGCCGTAGGCAtttgtttgtatttgaactttggtctaaattaatgaaaaatcgcttttgggattcattttattgtgttttatTGCTTTATTGCTTTAAATACTTGCGAACAAACGTTGTGACATTTCTGAAATGAATAACtgaaactaaccaagagttttgcaaacaaaatgcatccatacacgcattcatacattttcaaaatAGAGTCTCACtctgtcctttcttcctccagtttcacgctgaatcTTCAACACCCGTATAATACTCGCACCCGAGAAAGACAGAGGATGGCTGAACAAGAGCAAGAGAGTGCCCGAGTTAGAGCTGAATTAGACGAGATCAAGGGAGGCATGTCCCAGATGAGAGAAATGCTACAAGCTTTAACTTTCAGATTTGAAGCCCCCCAAGTGACCGTGATTTCAGAGATCACGGGCCTAGTAGCCGAAGTCCAACTTCAGAGGTCTTTACCTTCAACCTTGCCTCCATATAGGCTACCTTACGACTTCATCCCTCGAGCGAAAGTAGTGCATGACATGAGGCAATCTGTCCAACAAGCCGTGCCATTGTCGGTTTACACCGATGCACACCCAGTCGTCCACACCGTTGCTCCACCAGCTGCCTATGCTAGGCATGTTCCGCATTTTGAAGATTAACATCACATGTATCAGACCGCCGACTCAACCGTTAGTGGTGATGAAGTGAGATTTAAAGATTTCAGAGAAGTGAAGGAGAACATGCAACTCCTTGAGAAGAAGTTCCGAGCATTGGAAGGAGACCACGCCTTTAGTTCTGCTACCAAAGAAATGTGCCTTGTATCTGGGTTGGTAATTTTGACTAAGTTCAAAACTCCGGATTTTGACAAATACAAGGGGCATACTTGCCCAAAGagccatctcatcatgtattacCGTAAAATGGCTGCTCACGTGGAAGACGACAAGCTAGTGGTCCACTGTTTCCAAGATAGCTTGAGTGGGGCTCCTTCCAAGTGGTATTTAAGTTTGGATCAAAGTAGGATCAGATGCTTCCAAGACCTATCAGACACGTTCATCAAACActacaaatacaacatggacatggcgcccGATAGAAGACAACTGCAAAGCATGTTCCAGCATGACAAAGAATCCTTTAAGGAATATGCTCAGAGATTAAGGGAAATGGTTTCTCAAGTTGAACCACCTCTCTCCGAAAAGGAACTTGCTGAACTATTCATCGACACTGTCCAACCCCAATTCTATGAGAAGATGATTGGAAGTGCTTCATTGGGATTCTCCGAGCTTGTTGCTATAGGAGCTCATGTTAAGTACGCCTTAAGAAATGGTAAACTTGTAGCTGTGGCCGGAACTTCAAGTGCCAATCCGAAGAAGTTCTCTGGAGGGTTTCCAAAAAAGAAAGAAGGTGAAACTAATGATGTGTCTATTGGCCAAGGAAGATCCCCTTCAAGAAGAAGACAACAACAATATTCACAATAGCAGTATGTTTAACAACCTTTTCCCTATCAACAGCCTATATATCCCGTCCAGTACGCCCCACAACCGTACGTAGCTGCTGTGACGCCCGCATTTAATCAACAACTTGCTCAGGATTATCAACCACCTCCGGTTTATCACCCAACTCCAGTTTATCAACCAACTCCAGCTCAACAACGTGCTCCTGCTCCCCTGGTTTATCAGCAAGCACCGGCAGCTCCTGCCTATCAACAACCGAGAGCTCAAGCTCCGAGGCAAAATGCTCAAAATCAAAATAAGAGACAGGGGGATAGGGCAACCTTCAATCCAATTTCAATGTCGTATACTGAGCTTTATCCCTCTCTGTTTCAAAAAGGTTCGGTGGTTCCTATACCTATGGGACCTCCACCTGATTGTCTGCCTCCATGGTATAACCCTAATGCACATTGTCCTTTTCATGAGGGTGCCCCCGGGCATGACCTAGAGGGTTGCTATGCTTTGAAGCATAGGGTTCATGAGCTTATTGATAGAAAGATTCTATCTTTTAGGGATATGGGACCAAACGTGAAGAATAATCCCATTCCTCCCCATGGAGACCCTACCGTGAATGCGATTGAAGATGCCTCTGATGGTGTTATGGTTGAGAAGGTTGATGATGTTAAGACTCCTTTGGCAGCATTCCATGCCCGATTGGTGGAAGCGGGCCTGATTGATATTTGTCATGACAACTGTGAAGAGTGTGCCACACACCCAAGGGGGTGCCAGATGGTACGAGACAATATTCAAGACTTGATGAACAAAGGAGGGCTTCAAATCTCCAGTGTTGTAAAGAATGAAGATGTGTCAGTAATTGAACCTTGTTTCAATTTACCTGAATCGGTTGAAATCCCTTACTATAGTAGAAGAGTGGTGCCTGCGAATAGTCATCCGTCACCTGTTGAGATCTGTATGCTTACATCGTTTCCATATGAAAGCACCAAGGTTATGCCTTGGAAATATGAGATTACCGTTGTGGACAAGGTCGTTAAAGGAAGTGAAGACGGTGAAGTGACAGAAACTGCGAATGAGGATGTCACCAATATTGCAGGAATGAGCAGAATGACTCGTAGTGGTCGGATTTATACGCCTGAATTCAATGTGAATCCTCAAGTGGCGGCCAAGGAATCTACAGTGGTAGCTCCCACTAAAGAACCCGAAGTGGTCCCTGTTGAATTCTTGAAGTTGATCAAGATAAGTGATTACAAAGTTATGGATCAGCTGCATCAGACACCATCTAAGATTTCTATTTTGTCTCTGCTATTGAACTCCCAAGCCCATAGGGAGGCTTTGCTGAAGGTGCTTGCCCAAGCTCATATAACACAAAGCATAACATTAGACCAGTTTGATGGGGTGGTCGCAAACATCACAACTTGCAATACTTTAAGCTTCAGTGGAGAGGAATTACCTGAAGATGGACAAAACCACAATCGTGCTCTCCATATCTCAGTAAAgtgcaaagatgatgctttggcaAGAGTCTTGGTGGATATCAGATCTTCTTTAAATGTGATGCCAAAGAGAACACTCGccaagttatcttatcaaggaccaGCTATGAAGCCCAGTGCCTTGATAatgaaagcttttgatggttccaggAGAACCGTAATTGGAGAGGTGGAATTGCCCATATTTATTGGCCCTCATATATTCCCGATTcatttccaagtcatggatattaatCCTGTGTATAActgcttattggggcgtccctggattcatgctgcagggGAAGTTACCTCCACTTTACATCAGAAACTGAAGTTTGTAATGGACAATCAACTGATCATCATTTCTGGAGAGGAAGACTTTGTGGTTAGTCACCTTTCATCCTTCAGGTATATCGAGGCTGATGAGGacgctttggaaacttctttccaagctcttgaaatagccaaTGCCAATTTTGTGGAGATGAAGGACCTTGTTGGGAAAGCTTGTTCATCTTTCGCTTCTCTGAAAAGCGCAAAGTCTAGCATTGaaggaggaaaccctgaaggtTGGGGCCAGGTTATTGATGTTCGTGAAAAGCATGATCATTTCGGTCTGGGATATGTGC containing:
- the LOC127079758 gene encoding uncharacterized protein LOC127079758, translated to MDMMIAVTIAQFYDPSLRCFTFSDFQLASTLEEFERIIDQNLKDHNPFPKFDEGIPSKRIALALGLKVSEVVDNWDVKGAFNGFSRKFLEDQAKKMEKEGNWKVFYAVLAVLVYGIVIFPNIDHFVEHLAVRIFLSGNPILFLLADLHYALHERHEKKGGTILCCAQLLHAWFRSYMLGEGPFVSKELNPSQKLTSLTPNHVKWYIRDCETEDVIISIGDFPDVPLIGTKGCINYNPVLSLMQHGYPMNGPPRAEALEPFILHNAEENHPTVKKIKRSWQAIIRKGKELGKRNIIAR
- the LOC127079759 gene encoding uncharacterized protein LOC127079759, translating into MYQTADSTVSGDEVRFKDFREVKENMQLLEKKFRALEGDHAFSSATKEMCLVSGLVILTKFKTPDFDKYKGHTCPKSHLIMYYRKMAAHVEDDKLVVHCFQDSLSGAPSKWYLSLDQSRIRCFQDLSDTFIKHYKYNMDMAPDRRQLQSMFQHDKESFKEYAQRLREMVSQVEPPLSEKELAELFIDTVQPQFYEKMIGSASLGFSELVAIGAHVKYALRNGKLVAVAGTSSANPKKFSGGFPKKKEGETNDPIYPVQYAPQPYVAAVTPAFNQQLAQDYQPPPVYHPTPVYQPTPAQQRAPAPLVYQQAPAAPAYQQPRAQAPRQNAQNQNKRQGDRATFNPISMSYTELYPSLFQKGSVVPIPMGPPPDCLPPWYNPNAHCPFHEGAPGHDLEGCYALKHRVHELIDRKILSFRDMGPNVKNNPIPPHGDPTVNAIEDASDGVMVEKVDDVKTPLAAFHARLVEAGLIDICHDNCEECATHPRGCQMVRDNIQDLMNKGGLQISSVVKNEDVSVIEPCFNLPESVEIPYYSRRVVPANSHPSPVEICMLTSFPYESTKVMPWKYEITVVDKVVKGSEDGEVTETANEDVTNIAGMSRMTRSGRIYTPEFNVNPQVAAKESTVVAPTKEPEVVPVEFLKLIKISDYKVMDQLHQTPSKISILSLLLNSQAHREALLKVLAQAHITQSITLDQFDGVVANITTCNTLSFSGEELPEDGQNHNRALHISVKCKDDALARVLVDIRSSLNVMPKRTLAKLSYQGPAMKPSALIMKAFDGSRRTVIGEVELPIFIGPHIFPIHFQVMDINPVYNCLLGRPWIHAAGEVTSTLHQKLKFVMDNQLIIISGEEDFVVSHLSSFRYIEADEDALETSFQALEIANANFVEMKDLVGKACSSFASLKSAKSSIEGGNPEGWGQVIDVREKHDHFGLGYVPSAAKEAWVHAKDKTRSIQEVFLSIRFIHEDQVNAIEDNTEDEDESCLVYQSETALNNWKAVEIPEIFPLSK